One genomic window of Solanum dulcamara chromosome 12, daSolDulc1.2, whole genome shotgun sequence includes the following:
- the LOC129877637 gene encoding transcription factor bHLH84-like, with protein sequence MSSEGDWSSFSGMCFTEEADFMTQLLGNCSLPNELPGSSNYYGISSGCWNGYESNTNLLGSGAREDVSVYSSNDTNNISGIFFPPPSHESYYPSHSRPILMRNDSSITTERSLMDTNYNPIEADEYFLNQDNVTKDNMEPELVLDGKGLQLGIIDYDQFPQDKMDHSPSEISKKRARLHGHVPKNKRNTKLQTAVKTCEIDRKNKAVLQRQNSMISCFSEDESNVSLELTRKSRASRGSATDPQSLYARKRRERINERLKTLQSLIPNGTKVDISTMLEEAVQYVKFLQLQIKLLSSDDLWMYAPIAYNGMDLGLDLRIDIPK encoded by the exons ATGTCGTCTGAAGGAGATTGGAGCTCCTTTAGTGGAATGTGTTTTACCGAGGAGGCTGATTTCATGACACAGTTACTTGGTAACTGTTCACTTCCAAATGAGTTACCAGGTAGTTCTAATTACTATGGAATTTCCTCCGGTTGTTGGAATGGTTATGAATCAAACACGAACCTGTTGGGATCAGGAGCAAGAGAAGATGTTTCTGTGTATTCTTCAAATGACACTAACAATATTAGTGGTATTTTCTTTCCACCTCCGAGTCATGAAAGTTACTATCCAAGTCATTCTCGGCCTATCTTGATGAGAAATGATAGTTCAATAACAACGGAACGTAGTTTGATGGATACTAATTATAATCCAATTGAAGCGGATGAGTACTTCCTTAACCAAGATAATGTGACTAAGGATAACATGGAGCCtgaacttgttcttgatggAAAAGGCTTGCAGCTTGGAATAATAGATTATGACCAATTTCCACAAGATAAAATGGATCATAGTCCATCAGAGATCTCTAAGAAAAGAGCCCGGTTACATGGTCAT GTACCAAAGAACAAGAGAAACACAAAGCTGCAAACGGCCGTTAAGACTTGTGAGATAGACAGAAAAAACAAGGCTGTGCTTCAGAGGCAGAACTCTATGATCAGTTGCTTCTCAGAAGATGAATCTAATGTTTCTCTCGAGTTGACCCGAAAATCCAGAGCAAGCAGGGGTTCAGCAACTGACCCCCAGAGCTTGTATGCCAGG aaaagaagagagagaattAATGAGAGATTGAAGACCTTACAGAGTCTCATCCCTAACGGAACCAAG GTTGACATTAGCACCATGCTTGAAGAGGCAGTCCAGTATGTCAAATTTTTGCAACTCCAAATCAAG CTCTTGAGCTCTGATGATCTATGGATGTATGCTCCCATTGCGTACAACGGAATGGATCTTGGGCTTGATCTGAGGATTGACATTCCAAAATGA